Proteins encoded within one genomic window of Granulicella pectinivorans:
- a CDS encoding GRP family sugar transporter: MYQPEQYGVVLAFMVVSMVCWGSWANTLKLCPKFPFPLFYWDYTIGLVVGALVWAFTLGSMGTSGVPFLEDLGKVGLASIVWAAAGGAVFNVANLLLVAAIDIAGMAVAFPIGIGLALVIGSAGGYLLAPAGNPKLVLGGVVLVAAAIVCDAMAYRQRSGGAGKVQTRGIVVSLIAGALMGTFYPLVTRSMSGPGYIAGPYTIAFLFICGAVISNIPVNLILMKKPVNGSAPLSMSEYFAARPAWHLCGILGGIIWATGGVASFTASRAHSVGSAVSYALGQGATMISAIWGVFIWHEFAGASFKAKMYLAAMFVLFVLGLGALALSPIY, encoded by the coding sequence ATGTATCAGCCTGAGCAGTACGGAGTGGTTCTGGCGTTCATGGTTGTCAGCATGGTGTGCTGGGGATCGTGGGCGAATACGCTGAAGCTGTGCCCCAAGTTTCCCTTTCCGTTGTTTTACTGGGACTACACGATTGGCCTGGTGGTGGGTGCACTGGTGTGGGCGTTCACGCTTGGCAGCATGGGTACGAGTGGCGTTCCGTTTCTCGAGGACCTGGGCAAGGTTGGGCTTGCGAGTATCGTGTGGGCGGCGGCGGGTGGAGCGGTATTCAACGTCGCCAACCTCCTCTTGGTGGCTGCGATCGACATCGCGGGCATGGCGGTGGCGTTCCCCATCGGCATTGGGCTCGCGCTGGTTATTGGATCTGCGGGAGGCTACTTGCTTGCTCCCGCAGGCAACCCGAAGCTTGTGCTGGGCGGTGTGGTGCTGGTGGCCGCGGCGATCGTGTGCGATGCGATGGCGTACCGGCAACGCTCCGGCGGAGCAGGCAAGGTTCAGACCCGCGGCATCGTTGTCAGCTTGATCGCGGGCGCGCTGATGGGGACGTTTTACCCGCTGGTGACACGGTCGATGTCCGGGCCGGGCTACATCGCCGGGCCGTACACCATTGCATTTCTGTTTATCTGCGGCGCGGTGATTTCGAACATTCCTGTAAACCTGATTCTGATGAAGAAGCCGGTGAATGGAAGCGCGCCACTGTCCATGTCGGAGTACTTCGCCGCACGGCCTGCGTGGCATTTGTGCGGCATTCTTGGCGGCATCATCTGGGCCACGGGTGGTGTGGCCAGCTTTACGGCGTCGCGTGCGCACTCGGTGGGGTCGGCGGTGTCGTATGCTCTGGGACAGGGCGCGACGATGATCTCGGCGATCTGGGGAGTCTTTATCTGGCACGAGTTTGCGGGTGCCTCGTTCAAAGCGAAGATGTATCTTGCGGCGATGTTCGTGTTGTTTGTGCTGGGGCTTGGTGCTCTGGCGTTGAGTCCGATTTATTGA
- the rbsK gene encoding ribokinase: MKPIVVVGSINSDLVVTTKHLPLKGETITGRTFDTYQGGKGANQAVAAARLGAKVAMIGKVGSDSFGSESIRQLEGHGVDCSHVGIEYGPSGIAVITVAEGGQNTIVVVPGANGAVSSEFIATKRTVIREAGLVLAQLEIPLSAVLTLAEICREEGVPLMLDPAPAQDLPAGLMALCEWFTPNETEAEFYMGGAAVSSDGMVAELRGLGARNVVLKLGERGALIDVLDGDTYSIDPVAVQAKDTTAAGDTFNGALAAGLSEDMGIAKAGAFAARAAALSVTKPGAQASMPTRAEVEAIL, from the coding sequence ATGAAGCCGATTGTTGTCGTGGGAAGTATCAATTCGGATCTTGTTGTAACGACGAAGCACCTGCCGCTAAAGGGCGAGACGATCACCGGGCGCACGTTCGATACGTATCAGGGCGGCAAGGGTGCAAACCAGGCTGTGGCGGCTGCGAGGCTGGGCGCGAAGGTCGCGATGATCGGCAAAGTTGGGTCGGACTCGTTTGGGTCGGAGTCGATCCGCCAGCTCGAGGGCCACGGCGTCGACTGCTCGCATGTAGGCATCGAATACGGGCCTTCGGGAATCGCGGTGATCACGGTAGCGGAGGGCGGTCAGAACACCATCGTGGTTGTTCCGGGCGCGAATGGCGCGGTATCGAGCGAGTTCATCGCGACGAAGAGGACGGTGATTCGTGAGGCGGGGCTGGTACTCGCGCAGTTGGAGATTCCGCTGAGCGCGGTGCTGACGCTTGCGGAGATCTGCCGCGAGGAAGGCGTGCCGCTGATGCTCGATCCAGCTCCGGCCCAGGATCTTCCGGCGGGTCTGATGGCACTCTGTGAGTGGTTCACGCCGAACGAAACTGAAGCGGAGTTCTATATGGGCGGAGCGGCTGTTTCGAGTGACGGCATGGTCGCGGAACTGCGCGGGCTCGGGGCGCGTAACGTGGTGCTGAAGCTGGGAGAGCGTGGCGCGTTGATCGATGTGCTGGATGGGGATACGTATTCCATCGATCCGGTTGCAGTGCAGGCGAAGGACACGACGGCGGCGGGAGATACCTTCAATGGCGCGCTCGCCGCGGGTTTGAGTGAGGACATGGGGATCGCGAAGGCAGGCGCGTTTGCCGCCAGGGCCGCCGCACTTTCGGTAACTAAGCCGGGTGCGCAGGCGTCGATGCCGACGCGTGCTGAGGTCGAGGCGATTTTGTAA
- a CDS encoding TonB-dependent receptor, translating to MTTARFQFWLFLVVLILSGSGLNGNAQSSTEGAIAATVMDAQGAFVAGAGVVVHNNGTGAEMKAPANARGYFRLGQLAPGEYTVSVAAPGFAGYSAAHVMVQVGVITELRPVLGVAGTSAVVDVTSAGSAVNTESSDFTANVNQTVIDSLPINGRRWSNFAVLTPGVTSDSTGFGQLSFRGMALTQNNNTVDGADNNQVFFAQERGGTRAGYSTTQAAIQEFQVNNSNYSVEYGRAAGGVVNTVTKSGANQLHGELFFYDRDNGFGGATNPYTLITTQAATGAFVSAPQKIKDWRKQFGFGVGGALLHDRLFWFYAFDDYKRNFPLVAQAGSPNTFFAAADAALPAGKACGGTGAAAPSTADAAACTLATNLATTYAGGSAQYNAGLAGLLTEVGIVPRHADQVINFPKLDWIITSSQHFSIEYNRLRWASPGGVATTSTATSQGTNNIGNDYVKEDWAVAKLQSVLSPRMANELRAQYGRELDYQTAQTPLPAFEKPFANNVFGLPPQVSIASSTGFALGTPSFLPRANYPNEFKTQFADTVTLARGRHTFKAGLDILRTQDKTNFERSAYGVYTYASAATFLSDYYKPNSCAGLPCYASFVQAFGPLAFDFTTTDYGFFASDDWKVTPRLTLNLGVRYEFERLPPVQAGLSVGAAPGAGFVPSDKNNLGPRVGFAYDVFGNGKTAVRGGYGLLYGRILNATIYYARTNTGSLAGQTSYTFTASTAGAPAFPNVFASTPNGTASKPNAFYFDTGYQAPQVHQMDLTVQQDLGWNTSFSVTYLGSLGRQLPNFVDTNIDTTNTANVTYNITDTTGAGPIKSAYSSIVYTARLNSSYGSLTRVFSGVTSSYHALSVALNHRLSHNLQVMTNYTWSHALDYGQNSSTSNDVNDLLVPTTLKFDYGNSNQNVPNRFVFAAVYSAPWKFAGWRGYLLNGFQIAPVFQAQTGLPFSLTTSGTPTFFATGATKATTGIGGSVNGSGNNQLRTLITGRNQYHFRNDQVLDTRLSKSITFADKYQLELLAEAFNFLNHVNVTGVNTVGYTLTAGTAATPNTAGMTYNSAFGTTTAANNNNVYSPRQMQLAVRLHF from the coding sequence ATGACTACCGCACGCTTCCAGTTCTGGCTCTTCCTTGTCGTTCTCATACTCTCGGGCTCTGGTTTGAATGGAAATGCGCAGTCCTCCACCGAGGGCGCGATTGCTGCAACGGTCATGGATGCGCAAGGCGCATTTGTCGCAGGGGCCGGCGTGGTCGTCCATAACAACGGAACGGGCGCCGAGATGAAGGCGCCGGCCAATGCGCGGGGATATTTTCGCTTGGGGCAGCTTGCTCCGGGAGAGTATACGGTCAGCGTGGCGGCTCCTGGCTTTGCTGGGTATTCAGCCGCGCATGTGATGGTGCAGGTGGGTGTGATTACAGAACTGCGGCCTGTGCTTGGCGTTGCGGGCACCTCAGCGGTGGTGGATGTGACGAGCGCCGGCAGCGCGGTCAATACGGAGAGTTCGGACTTCACCGCGAATGTGAATCAGACCGTGATCGACAGTCTGCCGATCAACGGGCGTCGCTGGTCGAACTTCGCGGTGCTCACGCCGGGTGTGACGTCCGATTCGACCGGCTTCGGGCAGCTCAGCTTTCGCGGTATGGCGTTGACGCAGAACAACAACACGGTGGATGGCGCTGACAACAACCAGGTCTTCTTCGCGCAGGAGCGTGGAGGCACGCGCGCCGGCTACTCGACCACGCAGGCCGCGATCCAGGAGTTCCAGGTCAACAACTCCAACTATTCGGTGGAGTATGGGCGCGCTGCGGGCGGAGTCGTAAATACTGTAACGAAAAGTGGCGCAAATCAACTCCATGGCGAGTTGTTCTTCTATGACCGCGACAACGGATTCGGTGGTGCGACGAATCCCTACACTCTGATCACGACGCAGGCCGCGACCGGTGCGTTTGTCAGTGCGCCGCAAAAGATCAAAGACTGGCGCAAGCAGTTCGGTTTCGGCGTTGGCGGGGCGCTCCTGCACGACCGCCTGTTCTGGTTCTATGCGTTCGACGACTACAAGAGGAACTTCCCTCTGGTGGCACAGGCCGGCAGCCCGAACACGTTCTTTGCGGCTGCCGATGCCGCTTTGCCTGCAGGCAAGGCGTGCGGTGGAACGGGGGCGGCTGCTCCTTCCACGGCGGATGCCGCGGCCTGCACGCTGGCGACTAATCTGGCGACGACCTATGCCGGCGGCTCGGCGCAGTATAACGCTGGTCTTGCCGGTCTGCTGACTGAAGTTGGCATCGTGCCGCGACACGCGGATCAGGTGATCAACTTTCCGAAGCTCGACTGGATCATCACGTCGTCGCAGCACTTCAGCATCGAATACAACCGGCTGCGCTGGGCATCGCCGGGGGGCGTTGCGACTACGTCCACCGCAACCTCGCAGGGCACGAACAACATCGGTAACGACTACGTGAAGGAAGACTGGGCGGTTGCGAAGCTGCAGAGCGTCCTGTCGCCACGCATGGCGAATGAGCTGCGCGCGCAGTATGGGCGCGAGCTCGACTACCAGACCGCGCAGACGCCTCTGCCCGCGTTCGAGAAGCCGTTTGCGAATAACGTCTTCGGTTTGCCGCCGCAAGTATCCATCGCAAGCTCGACCGGCTTTGCGCTGGGCACGCCAAGCTTTCTGCCTCGCGCAAACTATCCTAATGAGTTCAAGACGCAGTTCGCCGATACCGTAACGCTCGCGCGTGGCCGTCATACCTTCAAGGCCGGCCTCGACATTCTGCGCACGCAGGATAAGACCAACTTCGAGCGCTCAGCCTATGGCGTCTACACCTATGCCTCAGCGGCTACCTTCCTCTCCGACTACTACAAGCCCAACTCCTGCGCCGGCCTGCCTTGTTATGCGAGCTTTGTGCAGGCGTTCGGGCCGCTTGCCTTCGACTTCACGACAACCGACTACGGCTTCTTTGCCAGCGACGACTGGAAGGTTACGCCGCGTCTCACGCTGAACCTCGGCGTGCGCTATGAGTTTGAGCGGCTTCCGCCGGTGCAGGCAGGGCTCAGTGTTGGAGCCGCTCCTGGAGCGGGTTTTGTGCCCAGCGACAAGAACAACCTTGGGCCTCGCGTTGGCTTTGCGTACGATGTCTTCGGCAACGGCAAGACGGCGGTGCGTGGCGGCTACGGTCTTCTGTATGGCCGCATCCTGAACGCGACCATCTACTACGCACGGACGAACACTGGTTCACTCGCTGGGCAGACGAGCTATACCTTTACGGCCTCGACGGCAGGCGCACCGGCTTTCCCGAATGTCTTCGCGAGCACGCCGAATGGCACGGCTTCAAAACCCAATGCGTTCTACTTCGACACCGGCTACCAGGCTCCGCAGGTGCACCAGATGGACCTGACGGTGCAACAGGATCTTGGCTGGAATACCTCGTTCTCGGTGACCTATCTCGGCAGCCTCGGACGGCAACTGCCGAACTTCGTCGATACCAACATCGATACGACCAACACCGCAAATGTAACGTACAACATTACAGATACCACGGGCGCGGGCCCTATCAAGAGTGCGTACAGTTCCATTGTCTATACCGCCCGTCTCAATAGCAGCTATGGCTCTCTGACGCGTGTCTTCAGCGGTGTGACCTCGAGCTATCATGCGTTGTCGGTGGCGTTGAATCATCGCTTGTCGCATAACCTGCAGGTGATGACGAACTACACGTGGTCGCACGCGCTGGACTATGGACAGAACTCGTCGACCTCGAACGATGTGAACGATCTGCTTGTGCCGACGACGCTGAAGTTCGACTACGGCAACTCCAACCAGAACGTGCCGAACCGGTTTGTCTTCGCGGCGGTGTACTCCGCGCCGTGGAAGTTTGCGGGCTGGAGGGGGTATCTGCTCAACGGCTTCCAGATCGCTCCTGTCTTCCAGGCGCAGACCGGGCTGCCGTTTTCGCTCACAACGAGTGGCACGCCGACCTTCTTTGCCACGGGCGCGACGAAGGCGACCACCGGCATCGGCGGCAGCGTGAATGGCTCGGGCAACAACCAGTTGCGCACCCTGATCACCGGGCGCAACCAGTATCACTTCCGGAACGATCAGGTGCTGGATACGCGGCTTTCGAAGAGCATCACGTTCGCGGACAAGTATCAACTGGAGTTGCTGGCCGAGGCCTTCAACTTCCTGAATCATGTCAATGTGACCGGCGTGAACACGGTAGGCTATACGCTGACGGCTGGGACGGCGGCTACTCCGAACACGGCTGGGATGACCTACAACTCGGCCTTCGGGACGACCACCGCAGCGAACAACAACAACGTGTACAGCCCGCGGCAGATGCAACTTGCGGTGCGGTTGCACTTCTAG